The DNA region ATGTCCTTTATCATCATGACAACAAGTGAACCTTGTCATCTTCGCCACATTTCTTTTTCCAATCCCCTTGTTATTCATCGCTATATATTCTAGTCTTGAAAACAGTGTACCTTATGAACTCACTTGGATGTTAACTGCTAATATTGAGAATATAGGTCAATTGTCTTTTATAGGACTCTTTcacattttatttgtttgtatgCTGCATGgatttataacatcaaatttcaacTGACACCCTTTCTAAGGAAATTTAGATACTTTTGTAAACTTTGTCATGTTAATTGCAGTTGATGATCATCATTAAGGGGACGTAAGTAACAAAACTTGTGTACTTTGCAGGATGTAAATGAAGACACAGATGACATGTATgaagatttaattaataattatggaAAAGTGGTATTTAGTAGAAAAGACAAAAAGCCTGCTAGCGCAGAGATTGATGATGATGCTGAAAGCCTGTCATGTAAGCTGAAAAGAAGTCTTGTCAAAGAATTTATTTCCACCTTGTTTACATTCATGTACAATCTGTCTTTCAACCTTTTGGATTATATCAGGTTTCTTTAAGAAGATTCATCTGTCAGACTATCTGAAGGATGATAAATTACATAAGAATCTTGTAAAGCAATTTAggaataacaatattaaaaagtagGGAGTTCATTTCTATAGTTTTTAGGTAGGTATATTACttagagatttaaaaatatatatacaatttttggAGGTTACGCAGCGATAGGAACTTGGTTATTGTGGTGTACTTAAGTCACACATTGAGTAACATGGAATCTTTGGTGGAGTATTTAAGTGCTTTGTTCTTGCCCGCTTAATGGCTAACTTTTGAGGTTGAATTTCCAAGTGTTTTAGTACTTATGAATTGGTATCAAAGCCAGTTGTTGGTGTGTCATAAAGAACTATGGATGTTCGATTATGTATTGAAGTGAATGGTTCTCTCTCCTTAATAGCCTAGACTTTTAGGGTGTGTTCCCCAAGTACACAGATACACATGCAACTATGAAACATAAATTCTGGGAGAATAaagttgaaataaattaatgcaGAAGAAAATAAGGAATATTCTTGCTGCCATGGGGCTGTAAAAGGAAGTGAATACCCATAAATACCCTGATCTGCCTTCACCTTTGTTGGGTGATTGGAgcctcatttaaataaataacctaAGCTCCAATGTTTTTACTGGACTCAGCTTGtttgatattttgaatttgtttagtTTATCTATTTGTtggtgaaatttttttattgatatcgTTGTTTAACTGATAAATGTAATTGTTTTCATGTGTGGTTGTAAACAAAATCATGGTACTTACCATGCCTCCATGGCCACTCTCCACCATATACCTGTTGTGCTTGAATTTGGCCAGGCTTTCAGTTCTGTGTCATTCTGACTTAATTGATGAGTAAGTAGATTCTGTTTGTAAGAATATTACTACATATGTGTGAACATAGTTAATCTCCATGTTAATTGTTATAACATTaaacatatacaaataaattttagtggtacagttataattttattaagtacttGAGTCAATCTTCTTTGTGTGTTTCGAAGTAGAAAATCCTCTGCTAACACCTAATTTGTACATATGTTTTCTCACATTAGTTTTTACTTTTCTGTTTAATGTTCTGTACCATGGAATCTTTCTGTAAGATCATGTTATTTTCCCCTGAATACTAATACAAGTGTGTTCATGATAGGACTAGGAAGGTATATGTTAGGAGgaaagttgttaaaaaatagGTGGTTATAGGTTGTTGTCTGGTAGTTTGGAGGGGGAGAGACTTTCAATGGAAGTTTATATATAGGGATAGGTAGCCTTGTCTTAGGAGGAAGGTTTTTGTAAAGGGGAGTGAACAGGATTATTGCTATCCTGTGTGAGGAGGGAACAATGTCCCTGGAAGCTTTGTACGTGTTACTTTGTTGGTTACAATCGAATAATCATAGGCTATTCAGTATCTTCGAGTGTGATATCTTTTTCTGTGTGAGAGTGCCGATAAACTGGTTTCACTTATCTAGAAACCTAACGGTTCAACTGTTGGAAAAACTAGTTCAGTTACTTTCTTCTTATACAAAACTATTTAAGAGAGGGAGAAATATAATGAGCCTCAAATACTGTCTAATTACTAAGTGTCATATTTGTAGTTGCTATGGAACTGGCTTCGGTTGCAAGCAAGGTTAAGGCAGCAGATATAAAGGTCTTGTTTGTGAAGTCACTTGTTTACTTTGTTGGTTACAATGGAATAATCATAGCCTATTCAGTCTCTTGGAGTGTGTAATTATTAATATCCTTTTGTGTGTGCGAGTGCTGATAAATTGGTTTCACTTCTCTCGAAACCTAATGGTTCAACTGTTCGAAAAACTAGTTCAGTTACTTTCTGCTTATACAAAACTATTAGAGGGAGAAATATAATGAGCCTCAATAGTGTCTAATGCTAAGTGTCATATTTGTAGTTGCTATGGAATTGGCTTCGATTGCAAGCGAGGTTAAGGCAGCAGATATAAAGGTCTTGTTTGTGAAGCCACTTGTTTACTGGACCCGATTTTTTATCATAGCTACAGCATTTTCCCGTCCGCAGATTGATGCTATCGGGTAAGGGCTTTGTCACTGATATCTTTGTACTGAGAAGGCAATGTTTGAGGATTTCATTTTTGTTGATATTGCGTTTTAGGTCCAGGATGAGAGATCAAGCTGagaaaaaatatggaaaaattCCAACAGGAGATACAAAGCCCAACTCATGGACCCTGTTGGACTTCGGTAagtgattttaaattataatatagcaTAACCTGCTAATAGAAATCTTGTTTTCACTTAAGAACAAAGCTTTACATGCCAATGCCATCGTACTCCAACCTCCCTTCTAATAGGTACCATGTAGTGCTGCCACTCAAATTGATGCCATCTTACTAAAGAACGTGTTTCTTAAGTTTTATATCTTACATTTCTAGCCAGTTTCTTTTATgatgaaagaagaaaactttTAGAAAGGGAGGAACTTCATTTTCTTGAAGGATAAAATATCCACCTGAAAATTAACGAAGAACAGAGCCTGCTGCAGAAAGCAAGAGTACATCAATACAGTAAAGCCCTTTAATTGTCTCCATTTACCCGAAGAAATCCCTTGAAGTTGGCCATTGCACTCCAACAAGATGTATAAAGCATACACATGCAAAGACAAAACTTGTTAAATACTTTGTACTCCAACATGATGCAACAACATAACTCAGAAGATTCTACCCTCTTTGATCCCACCAGAGCCGTTTTAGCCAATCAACAAAAAATTGTGTCCGAATCCAAAAAGCCTATATAATTCCACAGATCAAGAGTGCACTTGGCCGATGCGTGTAGTTAATTAATGGAAACGGTTGCTTCACTAGTTCTGGATTAGGCTTGGTTTAGTAATCTTGTTAAGTACTGTGTGATCCTGGTGGGTCTAATGATTGTTTATTGGTTACAGGTGATGTTGTTGTACACATCTTCCTTCCCTCACAGAGAACTTTCTACAATTTGGAAGAGTTTTATGGTAATGCAACACCGGTAGAGCTTCCTTTTGAGAATCAACCACCATTTCGTAGTTGACAGCTCCTTTTATTTGCCAGTTGTTGTAAAAACTCAAGATGATCAAGACATTTATAATGACCAGCTTTGGTTTGTTTACGTGAGTATGATGTAGGCTTCCAATGTCCTTATTAGCAGGAGTGGAGAATCAGTCAATGGGGAAGCGAAAAGGCACAATTTCACTGCATTTagaagtctttttttttctgaatttttacATTAGTGGTAATTCTTCTAAAAAATCTTTACCAAATGGGAATAGAGACAAATTGTTGAAGTCTGTCTTGAAATTCGATATCTGTTAGTTTGAATTAGGTGGGTTTTGTAAagaaatttattctttttcttccatattTAAAACAGGAGAAAGAGAACAAGAAAATGATGATTCAAAGGAAACTTTTGCTCTCTTCCTTTCCTATTTACTTTGGACTTAAAGATAAGTATTTTTCcgaatattttataatgattccaaaattaattaaaatgaattgataAACTCAATTCCAACACTTGGTTGGTGCacgacaaatataaatatagctactttcaaataacaactacaatatgaaatactatattttatatttttttttaagttaaccAAATGACGttgtaaatattatacaaaactATTGATATTAGGTACtatagttttaataataaagacatttaataatatatttgttataaattgatataatatatgattatatatatatatatatatatatatatatatatatatatatatatatatatatatatatatatattatcatttgaataaaagttattgaaagtataagttttaatataatattttaaaaacattgagCTTCCAAATGGTTATTGTTTAATCCATcctattgtttttttatcctataattttgaaatatcagTTATGAGTAcctagtttttttgttttttcagttTAAGTTCTAGATAATATAGTTCGTAGAT from Vigna unguiculata cultivar IT97K-499-35 unplaced genomic scaffold, ASM411807v1 contig_425, whole genome shotgun sequence includes:
- the LOC114171936 gene encoding protein Iojap, chloroplastic-like, with amino-acid sequence MLPSSTVLSLAGAGTVLTVIFSGELGHLKAKCSPRPRKVFSRWCIKELYLQQHSINGFKSKKQNSLSSFAFGKKAEDSFFSDVNEDTDDMYEDLINNYGKVVFSRKDKKPASAEIDDDAESLSFAMELASIASEVKAADIKVLFVKPLVYWTRFFIIATAFSRPQIDAIGSRMRDQAEKKYGKIPTGDTKPNSWTLLDFGDVVVHIFLPSQRTFYNLEEFYGNATPVELPFENQPPFRS